The Terriglobus tenax genome contains a region encoding:
- a CDS encoding 7-carboxy-7-deazaguanine synthase QueE, with the protein MYLIELYKSVQGESSFAGEPCIFVRLAGCNLRCAWCDSEYTFTGGKPFTLDEIEAQVEALNCRLVEFTGGEPMLQAKELLPLMDRLLARGYTLMIETSGERPLADVPKAVHKIVDVKCPGAGSAANSFNMANLDALTKADEVKFVLSDRADYEFARAFIQKHDLFTKCGHILLSPAFQKTPSPVRTADNATLDPRVLVEWMMEDNLPARLSLQIHKFIWEPQKKGV; encoded by the coding sequence CATGCATCTTTGTCCGCCTGGCCGGCTGCAACCTGCGCTGCGCCTGGTGCGACTCCGAATACACCTTCACCGGCGGCAAACCCTTCACACTGGACGAGATCGAAGCCCAGGTGGAAGCCCTGAACTGCAGGCTGGTGGAGTTCACCGGGGGCGAACCCATGCTGCAGGCCAAAGAGCTGCTGCCCCTGATGGATCGCCTGCTCGCCCGGGGCTACACCCTGATGATAGAGACCAGCGGCGAGCGCCCGCTGGCGGATGTGCCGAAGGCCGTCCACAAGATTGTCGATGTAAAGTGCCCCGGCGCGGGCTCCGCCGCCAACAGCTTCAACATGGCGAACCTGGACGCGCTGACGAAGGCCGACGAGGTGAAGTTCGTCCTCAGCGATCGCGCCGACTATGAATTCGCACGCGCGTTTATCCAGAAACACGACCTCTTCACAAAGTGCGGCCATATCCTGCTGTCGCCCGCTTTCCAGAAGACGCCGTCGCCTGTCCGCACCGCGGACAACGCTACGCTCGATCCGCGCGTGCTGGTGGAGTGGATGATGGAAGACAACCTTCCCGCGCGTCTCTCGCTTCAGATCCACAAGTTCATCTGGGAGCCGCAGAAGAAGGGCGTTTAG
- a CDS encoding putative signal transducing protein yields MSTTSTNPDDLVTVARFSNPAEADLAQGILESAGIEFFLSGEEASHLIPASFGSRLQVRRADEEAAKELLNNPPAPAEGATLADDGNDL; encoded by the coding sequence ATGAGCACGACCAGCACGAACCCTGACGATCTCGTCACCGTAGCCCGTTTTTCCAATCCCGCCGAAGCCGACCTTGCCCAGGGCATCCTGGAGTCCGCCGGTATTGAGTTCTTCCTCTCTGGCGAAGAGGCCAGTCACCTGATTCCGGCCAGCTTCGGCTCGCGCCTGCAGGTGCGCCGTGCCGATGAGGAGGCTGCGAAAGAGCTGTTGAACAATCCGCCGGCTCCGGCAGAAGGAGCCACCCTCGCAGACGATGGCAACGACCTCTAA
- the queC gene encoding 7-cyano-7-deazaguanine synthase QueC — MATTSNRPRAVVSLSGGMDSVVCATLAARDFDAYAVHFSYGQRTEARELASARQAAEILGFKDFLHLKIDLFRRIGGSALTDESIAVPDAPAEEAEIGQQVPVTYVPFRNAHFLSAAVSWAEVLDAKTVFIGAVEQDSSGYPDCRPAYYEAFNRLIQAGTKEGDIRIETPLIHLKKSQIVRLGVELGAPFHVSWSCYSGQDAACGTCESCVLRLRAFREAGAADPIPYATR, encoded by the coding sequence ATGGCAACGACCTCTAACCGGCCGCGCGCCGTGGTTTCGCTCTCCGGCGGTATGGACTCCGTCGTTTGCGCCACGCTGGCAGCACGCGACTTTGACGCCTACGCCGTCCACTTTTCCTACGGCCAGCGGACGGAGGCGCGTGAGCTTGCCTCCGCCCGCCAGGCTGCGGAGATACTTGGTTTCAAAGACTTTCTGCACCTGAAGATCGACCTCTTCCGCAGGATCGGTGGCTCGGCGCTGACGGACGAGTCCATCGCCGTGCCGGATGCACCCGCCGAGGAAGCCGAAATTGGCCAGCAGGTCCCGGTAACCTACGTTCCCTTCCGCAACGCGCATTTTCTTTCCGCGGCGGTCAGTTGGGCAGAGGTTCTGGACGCGAAGACCGTGTTCATCGGAGCCGTGGAGCAGGACTCCTCCGGTTACCCGGACTGCCGCCCGGCATACTACGAGGCCTTCAACCGGTTGATCCAGGCCGGGACCAAAGAGGGCGATATTCGCATCGAGACCCCCCTGATTCACCTGAAAAAGTCGCAGATCGTGCGGCTCGGAGTTGAATTGGGTGCTCCGTTCCATGTAAGTTGGTCATGCTATTCCGGGCAGGACGCCGCCTGTGGAACCTGTGAAAGTTGCGTCCTCCGGCTGCGGGCGTTCCGCGAGGCGGGAGCAGCCGATCCGATACCTTACGCGACGCGCTGA
- a CDS encoding carboxypeptidase-like regulatory domain-containing protein, with amino-acid sequence MINFRNSMGTAFVALALSAPVAIVAQQAPATIHGHVQNPAGQALTAGSVKLTQDRSSEEKNRKYAYTFQVDGVGNYKGEGITPGTYVAIYFSADGKSVDFIDNVVFTSGQDKLVDIDMTRKEFTDKMTPEEKKALEEFKKNNAAATAANAKVANLNQALGAARASMASKNYDEAVNTMKSAVDSKPDEPILWYEYGNALLGQADTAAAADKKAGKVAASDPDVQAKYQAAVDAYGKVKELNSAAKKPNPEILGEALGNQGTAYAKSGKVAEANASYDEAAKANPAKSKTYYFNAAATFYNGQMLDAAAAAADKAIAADPNVAMAYYIKAQALIPKATVDPKTQKIVAPPGTVEAYQQYLELDPTGAHAEEVKGILTGIGAEIKSSYKAGKKK; translated from the coding sequence ATGATCAACTTCCGTAACTCGATGGGCACGGCGTTCGTCGCGCTCGCGCTCTCCGCTCCGGTCGCCATTGTGGCGCAGCAGGCCCCGGCCACCATCCATGGCCACGTTCAGAACCCCGCCGGACAGGCGCTGACCGCCGGTTCCGTCAAGCTGACGCAGGATCGCAGCTCTGAAGAGAAGAATCGCAAGTATGCCTACACCTTCCAGGTGGACGGCGTCGGCAACTACAAGGGCGAGGGCATTACCCCCGGCACCTACGTCGCCATCTACTTCTCTGCTGACGGCAAGAGCGTCGATTTCATTGATAACGTCGTCTTCACCTCCGGACAGGACAAGCTTGTCGACATCGACATGACCCGTAAGGAGTTCACCGACAAGATGACTCCTGAGGAGAAGAAGGCCCTCGAAGAGTTCAAGAAGAACAACGCTGCCGCAACCGCGGCGAACGCCAAGGTGGCCAACCTGAACCAGGCCCTGGGCGCAGCCCGCGCTTCCATGGCGAGCAAGAACTACGACGAAGCTGTCAACACCATGAAGTCCGCTGTCGACTCCAAGCCCGACGAGCCGATCCTCTGGTACGAGTACGGCAACGCTCTCCTGGGCCAGGCTGACACCGCCGCCGCCGCTGACAAGAAGGCCGGTAAGGTTGCCGCCAGCGATCCTGACGTGCAGGCCAAGTACCAGGCTGCCGTGGACGCCTACGGCAAGGTGAAGGAGCTGAACTCCGCCGCCAAGAAGCCGAACCCCGAAATTCTGGGTGAAGCTCTCGGCAACCAGGGCACGGCTTACGCCAAGTCCGGCAAGGTCGCGGAAGCCAACGCCTCCTACGACGAGGCCGCGAAGGCCAACCCCGCCAAGAGCAAGACCTACTACTTCAACGCCGCTGCCACCTTCTACAACGGCCAGATGCTGGACGCCGCCGCCGCTGCCGCGGACAAGGCGATTGCTGCTGACCCGAACGTCGCCATGGCCTACTACATCAAGGCCCAGGCGTTGATCCCGAAGGCGACCGTCGACCCCAAGACCCAGAAGATCGTGGCTCCTCCGGGAACGGTTGAGGCTTACCAGCAGTACCTGGAACTGGATCCCACGGGCGCGCACGCCGAAGAGGTCAAGGGCATCCTGACCGGCATCGGTGCCGAGATCAAGTCCAGCTACAAGGCCGGCAAGAAGAAGTAA